Proteins from a genomic interval of Diospyros lotus cultivar Yz01 chromosome 6, ASM1463336v1, whole genome shotgun sequence:
- the LOC127803407 gene encoding uncharacterized protein LOC127803407, translating into MREDYEIEEKKQAAADVLFQYSKFVMACIGNQVRPCDLRLHLVKEISGLPTSLKRESSQREASPDALGESSSSGTARLEKLDSFRAV; encoded by the exons ATGAGAGAAGACTACGAG ATCGAAGAAAAGAAGCAAGCCGCTGCTGATGTTTTGTTTCAATATTCAAAGTTTGTGATGGCATGTATAGGAAATCAAGTTCGGCCATGTGACTTGAGGTTGCATCTAGTGAAG GAAATCTCTGGGTTACCAACTTCTCTAAAGAGGGAGTCATCTCAAAGGGAAGCTTCTCCCGATGCTTTGGGTGAGTCGTCAAGCTCCGGCACAGCCAGACTTGAGAAATTAGACAGCTTCCGAGCAGTGTAG
- the LOC127803406 gene encoding protein POLLENLESS 3-LIKE 2, with translation MLQKDMWNAPPGFRPTKSAPSSPAKPLGVSRTRSESFHITHKVPVGDTPYVRAKNVQLVDKDPEKAIPLFWAAINAGDRVDSALKDMAIVMKQQNRAEEAIEAIKSLRSRCSDQAQESLDNILLDLYKKCGRLDDQIALLRRKLYLIHQGMAFNGKRTKTARSQGKKFQVSVEQEATRLLGNLGWALMQQSNYIEAEDAYRRALVIAPDNNKMCNLGICLMKQGRIAEAKETLRRVKPAVADGPRGVDSHLKAYERAQQMLRDLESDIMNKGGDRVEQSKLFDALLGSSSIWQPQPCREHHITTTLHNSFRPQDEFADENINSNITANSVAFPGQRSVKPMAPQGNSLNIDAPPFYLSKFVKEPISNPFHESLKRTRSANSSNSMRVNETGEFWKPLVGQPENKTRRRSISPEKAGESSSWAEVLPDSKDFEDAIIAAVLGTSSSEAIEKKVLETGKDNGMFQRKIEKRLKVFQDITLSLSPKA, from the exons ATGTTGCAGAAGGATATGTGGAATGCTCCACCAGGTTTCAGACCCACAAAGTCTGCTCCTTCTTCACCAGCGAAGCCTCTCGGGGTGTCGCGAACTCGCTCCGAGTCCTTCCATATCACGCACAAAGTCCCAGTTGGGGATACACCATATGTTAGAGCCAAGAATGTTCAG TTAGTGGATAAGGATCCAGAGAAGGCGATACCGCTGTTCTGGGCAGCAATTAATGCTGGAGATAGAGTGGATAGTGCTCTCAAGGATATGGCCATTGTAATGAAGCAACAGAATAGGGCTGAAGAAGCCATCGAGGCGATTAAATCTCTGAGAAGTCGGTGTTCGGATCAAGCCCAGGAATCTCTTGATAACATCCTTCTGGACCTGTACAAG AAATGTGGGAGATTGGATGACCAAATTGCTCTGTTGAGACGCAAGTTGTACTTGATTCACCAAGGGATGGCTTTCAACGGGAAACGCACGAAAACAGCCCGGTCCCAGGGGAAGAAATTTCAGGTCTCTGTGGAGCAAGAAGCCACTAGATTACTG GGGAACTTGGGATGGGCATTGATGCAGCAGAGCAACTACATCGAGGCCGAGGATGCTTACCGGAGGGCTCTGGTTATTGCACCAGACAACAACAAGATGTGCAATCTGGGTATTTGCTTGATGAAGCAAGGGCGAATCGCGGAGGCCAAAGAGACCCTTCGGCGAGTGAAGCCGGCAGTGGCAGATGGCCCGAGGGGAGTGGATTCCCACCTCAAGGCCTATGAGAGGGCACAGCAAATGCTAAGGGACCTGGAGTCCGATATCATGAATAAGGGCGGCGATCGCGTTGAACAGAGCAAGCTGTTTGATGCCTTGCTGGGCTCTTCCTCCATTTGGCAGCCGCAGCCTTGCAGGGAACATCATATAACAACCACCCTGCATAATTCGTTCAGGCCTCAAGATGAATTTGCTGATGAGAACATCAACTCTAATATAACTGCCAACTCGGTGGCTTTCCCGGGGCAAAGAAGTGTCAAACCCATGGCTCCCCAAGGGAACTCACTGAACATCGATGCCCCGCCAttctatttatcaaaatttgtCAAGGAACCGATCAGCAACCCATTCCACGAGAGCCTCAAGAGAACAAGGTCTGCAAATTCTTCCAACTCGATGAGAGTAAACGAAACAGGAGAGTTTTGGAAGCCTCTTGTGGGGCAACccgaaaataaaacaagaaggcGATCCATTTCGCCTGAGAAAGCAGGGGAGAGTAGCAGCTGGGCAGAGGTGCTGCCTGATAGCAAGGACTTTGAAGATGCCATTATTGCAGCGGTTTTGGGTACAAGCAGTAGTGAAGCTATAGAGAAGAAGGTGCTGGAAACAGGCAAGGACAATGGGATGTTTCAGAGAAAGATCGAAAAGAGGCTGAAGGTTTTCCAGGACATAACATTATCTCTGAGTCCAAAGGCCTGA